From Maylandia zebra isolate NMK-2024a linkage group LG11, Mzebra_GT3a, whole genome shotgun sequence, one genomic window encodes:
- the mroh1 gene encoding maestro heat-like repeat-containing protein family member 1 isoform X2 gives MDETDVEQVTLALLDAATDKDSEVQEQVRKSILTLGKQQPDRVLAMCQDYLLKHPKLVVSHRVVILRTIELIVSCRIEEISPSRIKSIISLASDEMTRSKEVIPDWQQAASNILVAVGNKHINDIMEEILSKFQPGVLPHFFVVQTLANLSDSNVYGMVPFLNAILGTMLPMLSMAKQDNIKWVFSSALSHFSDSILEYLANLDKAPDPSVRKDTFSSDIYAAFEILFNNWLQSREPKLRLTVAEAVGSMCHLMASDKLEEQIPRLVPAILSLYKKNNEHYIISKSLCQVLDASVNMGSRVLEAQLEALLFALHQQVSAPVDYSNPPTVKNHNEVLRCFSLIANSFPDRLVMFVLQKLENSNERSRMGSLAVLRHLINSSTSTMESKKLLILASIRQPMADHSNKVKKRVVQVISAMAHHGYLELEGGELLVRFIVQHCALPDTYQRSQRPTDPEEVTNESLRSMCDNTLHLLTTTVGRLADVLWPKLLFYLTPSQYSNATTPLCKSLIVLGSKKKNNQEPSFKIDFTREVNLPSPQTLMIRLLVNAAFPFNNRDHGAPSLSLLQILSINIHPNAEAVWDKEIAPLLTVLEESAAESLDKKEWDKRLLELLSKTLTALDDDKWVCQLAAESTRYLPTYNNALEEKSFLYRCIGVTLQHCFNKDLVKKQLHEVLLAARHNDAVEREGVAMGVGLCANSHLEGTLAKLDEFGKSDAFKKSPSIFNLLKERNDVEVEKVKSTLILCYGQVAANAPPEKILNRIDQDILRCISKHFNTKDLTMKLSLIQSVGLIARAISECVKKQGYIFSRKQELITVMLDFIKAEQADALRTPVRQLVMSTCANLIPLDPPMSENENFDLLKVCINSVFCLPAETNTPEKTKEEEPLDPKQRKALYKDTLAALQELLKSVLAKDPTPDGLQNVFKHIESWLSSGQDHERERAITATAHILAYYLDNLTVKNMVSFHNLGALLGRLSPRCSDPVPAVRAAAVECIHTLLYIQLRYEGFSLDYKDESVDSLLLLKDRLENPDHSVLYKTCSDLTKVMSKRLPQQQLTTLVFMLFEGLVDSQTNCCRASTVILNTLLKNRGGGLQDMVPEMLEVLHVRLQSVTEDQVRVAVGQTVLILASQHLQTVINTLVNQPLPYDNWISEMWMALGADPIVANQIMEMVMEKLSIMAPYVDKKESLMRGGTTKVATNQPLAMTCGLKELLLNGQSQEPAVSLFPRLFSCLTVRLGASVGVSAPKDSNSKHTASIHVAGVAAEALRILLARAQLDEVMKKLDEDNAWDAVKEASTHVKGVTLLARAMAKHAGPRLPAIVECLCPLLNNIYECQRITVTAFFSELLNHHVVTELMLVDVLMNNMMERISDPCCTVRMLSVRGLGNIAVGSPEKVNKYAKELLAAMSSGMEEKDDPGKLITLEAMSGLSKVLVHLDKKNVHLLAVYIFMKIKPFLESENDDIRCTSIHLMGNLSTFGSGEQVFKDQIHNVLVSLLLHLVDPNPEVVKACKYAMRVCAPVVGSEQITAMFQNHLHEDKSLHYGEFINDLTKYLIQDFPGMLNFYHISVIQFFKSNWPEVRAGAAMFIGFMLGNLQEEHHSHLNMGTITKGLVMLLQDPDPVVRVKAAEAMGHFH, from the exons ATGGATGAGACGGATGTTGAAC AGGTGACCCTGGCTCTTCTTGATGCAGCCACCGATAAAGACTCAGAAGTCCAGGAACAAGTCAGGAAGTCTATTTTGACTCTGGGAAAACAGCAGCCAGACCGAGTGTTGGCCATGTGTCAGGACTACCTCCTGAAACACCCTAAG CTGGTGGTGAGCCACAGAGTTGTGATTCTTCGGACTATTGAGCTGATTGTTAGCTGCAGGATAGAGGAGATCAGTCCTTCCAGGATAAAGAGTATTATCTCCCTGGCCTCAGATGAAATGACTCGATCAAAG GAGGTCATCCCAGACTGGCAGCAGGCAGCCAGTAATATCTTGGTCGCGGTGGGTAATAAGCACATCAATGACATCATGGAGGAGATACTAAGCAAGTTCCAGCCAGGGGTCCTGCCTCACTTCTTTGTAGTTCAAACACTGGCCAACCTCTCTGATTCAAATG TTTATGGCATGGTGCCGTTTCTGAATGCTATTCTGGGAACCATGTTACCCATGCTGAGCATGGCAAAACAGGACAACATAAAGTGGGTCTTCTCTTCTG CTCTGTCTCATTTCAGCGACAGTATCTTGGAGTACCTGGCCAACTTAGACAAGGCTCCAGATCCTTCAGTCAGAAAAGACACGTTCTCCAGTGACATCTATGCTGCTTTTGAAATCCTCTTCAATAACTGGTTACAAAGCAGAGAGCCCAAG TTGAGGCTGACAGTGGCTGAGGCGGTGGGATCAATGTGTCATCTGATGGCCAGCGATAAACTGGAGGAACAGATTCCCAGACTTGTTCCTGCCATCCTGTCCCTGTACAAGAAAAACAACGAGCACTACATCATTAGCAAG AGTCTGTGCCAAGTCCTAGATGCATCTGTCAACATGGGCAGCAGGGTGCTGGAGGCACAACTGGAAGCTCTGCTCTTTGCACTGCACCAACAG GTGTCTGCCCCTGTTGACTACAGTAACCCTCCTACTGTCAAGAACCACAATGAGGTCCTGCGCTGCTTCAGTTTGATTG CGAACTCTTTCCCAGATCGCCTGGTTATGTTTGTTCTTCAGAAGTTGGAGAACAGTAATGAGAGAAGCAGGATGGGCTCCTTGGCTGTCCTCCGTCACCTCATCAACTCCTCCA CTTCTACTATGGAGAGCAAGAAGCTGCTGATTCTGGCCAGCATCAGACAGCCGATGGCTGACCACAGCAACAAG GTGAAGAAGCGTGTGGTCCAAGTGATCAGTGCCATGGCTCATCACGGCTACTTGGAGTTAGAGGGAGGAGAGTTACTGGTTCGATTCATAGTTCAACATTGTGCTTTACCTGACACGTATCAG CGGAGTCAGAGGCCCACAGATCCAGAGGAGGTAACTAACGAGTCACTCAGGTCAATGTGTGACAACACCCTTCATCTCCTCACTACCACTGTTGGACGACTAGCCGAT GTACTGTGGCCAAAGTTGCTGTTTTATCTGACCCCTTCACAGTACAGCAATGCCACTACTCCTCTTTGTAAAAGTCTCATAGTGCTGGGCAGCAAGAAGAAAAATAACCAAGAGCCCAGCTTCAAAATCGACTTTACACGGGAAG TCAATCTACCATCTCCACAAACACTGATGATCAGACTGCTG GTGAATGCAGCTTTTCCATTCAATAACAGAGATCATGGCGCTCCgtccctctctctcctccaaatCCTCAGTATTAACATTCACCCCAATGCTGAGGCAGTCTGGGACAAAGAAATAGCTCCACTGCTTACAGTACTAGAGG AGTCCGCTGCAGAGAGTCTGGATAAGAAGGAATGGGACAAGAGGTTACTGGAG CTCTTGTCTAAAACCCTGACAGCACTTGATGATGATAAGTGGGTATGTCAGTTGGCAGCTGAATCAACCAGATACCTCCCTACATATAACAACGCCTTAGAGGAGAAG agcttCCTGTATCGATGTATAGGAGTGACTCTCCAACACTGTTTCAATAAAGACCTGGTCAAAAAACAGCTGCATGAAGTTCTCCTCGCAGCTCGGCACAATGATGCAGTCGAAAGAGAG GGAGTGGCGATGGGCGTCGGTCTGTGTGCAAATAGCCACTTGGAGGGAACTCTGGCCAAGCTGGATGAGTTTGGAAAATCGGATGCCTTCAAGAAGTCACCGAGCATCTTTAACCTGCTGAAA GAGCGTAATGATGTCGAGGTGGAGAAGGTGAAAAGCACATTAATCCTGTGCTACGGTCAGGTGGCTGCGAACGCCCCTCCAGAAAAGATTCTGAACCGCATTGATCAGGACATCCTACGCTGCATCAGTAAACATTTCAACACCAAG GACCTGACTATGAAGCTCAGTTTGATCCAGAGTGTTGGCCTCATAGCCAGAGCCATCAGTGAGTGTGTGAAGAAACAGGGCTACATCTTCTCTCGCAAGCAGGAGCTCATTACTGTTATGCTG GACTTCATTAAGGCAGAGCAAGCTGATGCACTGAGGACTCCAGTACGCCAGCTTGTGATGAGCACGTGTGCCAACCTTAT TCCACTGGACCCTCCGATGAGCGAGAATGAGAACTTTGACTTGCTAAAGGTGTGTATCAACAGTGTGTTCTGTCTGCCAGCTGAGACGAACACTCCAGAGAAAACTAAAGAAGAGGAGCCGCTCGACCCCAAGCAGAGAAAG GCGCTGTACAAAGACACGCTGGCTGCTCTGCAGGAGCTGCTGAAGAGCGTATTGGCTAAAGATCCAACACCCGACGGTTTACAGAATGTCTTTAAG CACATTGAATCATGGTTGAGTTCTGGACAGGACCACGAGAGGGAGCGAGCTATCACAGCCACAGCTCACATACTGGCTTACTACCTGGATAACCTGACTGTCAAg aacatggtgtctttccacaaCCTTGGAGCTCTGCTGGGCCGCCTGTCTCCACGCTGTTCGGACCCTGTCCCTGCCGTGCGCGCTGCTGCCGTCGAGTGCATACACACACTCCTTTATATACAACTTCGATATGAAG GATTCTCTTTGGATTATAAGGATGAATCTGTGGACTCTCTGCTGTTGTTAAAGGATCGGCTGGAGAACCCTGACCACTCAGTTCTGTACAAGACCTGCTCAGACCTTACCAAG GTGATGAGTAAGCGTCTGCCTCAGCAGCAGCTGACGACATTGGTGTTCATGCTGTTTGAAGGGCTTGTCGACAGCCAGACAAACTGCTGCCGAGCTTCAACTGTCATTCTGAATACTCTGCTCAAGAACAGAGGAGGCGGACTACAAGATATG GTCCCAGAGATGCTGGAGGTGCTGCATGTGCGTCTGCAGAGCGTCACAGAGGACCAg GTGAGAGTGGCAGTGGGACAAACAGTACTTATCCTGGCTTCTCAGCATCTACAGACTGTTATCAATACACTAGTCAACCAACCACTTCCTTATGACAA CTGGATCAGTGAGATGTGGATGGCTTTGGGAGCAGACCCCATTGTAGCTAATCAGATCATGGAGATGGTGATGGAGAAACTTAGCATCATGGCACCCTACGTAGACAAGAAGGAGTCATTGATGAGAGGAGGAACAACAAAGGTGGCTACTAATCAGCCACTGGCT ATGACATGCGGTCTCAAGGAGCTGTTATTAAACGGTCAGAGTCAGGAGCCAGCGGTCAGTCTGTTCCCTCGGCTATTCTCCTGCCTCACTGTGCGACTGGGAGCGAGCGTCGGAGTCTCAGCACCAAAGGACAGCAACTCAAAACACACTGCCTCCATCCACGTCGCAGG GGTAGCAGCTGAAGCGCTGAGAATTTTGTTAGCACGAGCCCAGTTAGATGAGGTGATGAAAAAACTGGATGAGGATAACGCCTGGGATGCAGTGAAGGAAGCCAGTACACATGTTAAAGGAGTGACACTGCTAGCAAG GGCGATGGCTAAGCATGCTGGTCCCAGATTGCCTGCAATCGTGGAGTGTCTGTGTCCATTACTGAACAATATCTATGAATGCCAGCGAATCACTGTCACTGCTTTCTTTTCTGAG CTGTTGAACCATCATGTGGTGACAGAGCTGATGTTAGTAGATGTGTTAATGAACAACATGATGGAGAGGATATCAGATCCATGCTGCACGGTCCGCATGTTGTCTGTGCGAGGGCTGGGGAACATAGCCGTGGGCTCACCTGAAAAG GTGAATAAATATGCCAAGGAGCTGCTGGCAGCCATGAGTTCAGGAATGGAGGAGAAAGATGATCCAG gtaaactgatcacacttgAGGCCATGTCAGGCTTGTCTAAAGTTCTTGTCCACCTTGACAAGAAAAACGTTCACCTACTCGCGGTCTACATCTTCATGAAGATTAAACCTTTCTTGGAAAGT GAGAACGATGACATCCGCTGTACTTCCATCCATCTCATGGGTAACCTGTCCACGTTTGGCTCAGGAGAGCAAGTGTTCAAAGACCAGATCCACAATGTTCTGGTCAGCCTGCTGTTACACCTGGTTGATCCAAACCCGGAGGTGGTTAAG gCGTGTAAGTATGCGATGCGAGTGTGTGCTCCTGTAGTGGGATCAGAACAGATCACAGCCATGTTTCAGAACCACCTACATGAAGATAAGAGCTTGCACTACGGAGAATTCATCAACGACCTCACAAAATACCTG ATTCAGGACTTTCCTGGCATGCTGAACTTCTACCACATTTCAGTCATCCAATTCTTCAAGAGTAACTGGCCTGAGGTCAGAGCAGGAGCTGCCATGTTTATAG
- the mroh1 gene encoding maestro heat-like repeat-containing protein family member 1 isoform X1, translating into MDETDVEQVTLALLDAATDKDSEVQEQVRKSILTLGKQQPDRVLAMCQDYLLKHPKLVVSHRVVILRTIELIVSCRIEEISPSRIKSIISLASDEMTRSKEVIPDWQQAASNILVAVGNKHINDIMEEILSKFQPGVLPHFFVVQTLANLSDSNVYGMVPFLNAILGTMLPMLSMAKQDNIKWVFSSALSHFSDSILEYLANLDKAPDPSVRKDTFSSDIYAAFEILFNNWLQSREPKLRLTVAEAVGSMCHLMASDKLEEQIPRLVPAILSLYKKNNEHYIISKSLCQVLDASVNMGSRVLEAQLEALLFALHQQVSAPVDYSNPPTVKNHNEVLRCFSLIANSFPDRLVMFVLQKLENSNERSRMGSLAVLRHLINSSTSTMESKKLLILASIRQPMADHSNKVKKRVVQVISAMAHHGYLELEGGELLVRFIVQHCALPDTYQRSQRPTDPEEVTNESLRSMCDNTLHLLTTTVGRLADVLWPKLLFYLTPSQYSNATTPLCKSLIVLGSKKKNNQEPSFKIDFTREVNLPSPQTLMIRLLVNAAFPFNNRDHGAPSLSLLQILSINIHPNAEAVWDKEIAPLLTVLEESAAESLDKKEWDKRLLELLSKTLTALDDDKWVCQLAAESTRYLPTYNNALEEKSFLYRCIGVTLQHCFNKDLVKKQLHEVLLAARHNDAVEREGVAMGVGLCANSHLEGTLAKLDEFGKSDAFKKSPSIFNLLKERNDVEVEKVKSTLILCYGQVAANAPPEKILNRIDQDILRCISKHFNTKVLGIKVETKDLTMKLSLIQSVGLIARAISECVKKQGYIFSRKQELITVMLDFIKAEQADALRTPVRQLVMSTCANLIPLDPPMSENENFDLLKVCINSVFCLPAETNTPEKTKEEEPLDPKQRKALYKDTLAALQELLKSVLAKDPTPDGLQNVFKHIESWLSSGQDHERERAITATAHILAYYLDNLTVKNMVSFHNLGALLGRLSPRCSDPVPAVRAAAVECIHTLLYIQLRYEGFSLDYKDESVDSLLLLKDRLENPDHSVLYKTCSDLTKVMSKRLPQQQLTTLVFMLFEGLVDSQTNCCRASTVILNTLLKNRGGGLQDMVPEMLEVLHVRLQSVTEDQVRVAVGQTVLILASQHLQTVINTLVNQPLPYDNWISEMWMALGADPIVANQIMEMVMEKLSIMAPYVDKKESLMRGGTTKVATNQPLAMTCGLKELLLNGQSQEPAVSLFPRLFSCLTVRLGASVGVSAPKDSNSKHTASIHVAGVAAEALRILLARAQLDEVMKKLDEDNAWDAVKEASTHVKGVTLLARAMAKHAGPRLPAIVECLCPLLNNIYECQRITVTAFFSELLNHHVVTELMLVDVLMNNMMERISDPCCTVRMLSVRGLGNIAVGSPEKVNKYAKELLAAMSSGMEEKDDPGKLITLEAMSGLSKVLVHLDKKNVHLLAVYIFMKIKPFLESENDDIRCTSIHLMGNLSTFGSGEQVFKDQIHNVLVSLLLHLVDPNPEVVKACKYAMRVCAPVVGSEQITAMFQNHLHEDKSLHYGEFINDLTKYLIQDFPGMLNFYHISVIQFFKSNWPEVRAGAAMFIGFMLGNLQEEHHSHLNMGTITKGLVMLLQDPDPVVRVKAAEAMGHFH; encoded by the exons ATGGATGAGACGGATGTTGAAC AGGTGACCCTGGCTCTTCTTGATGCAGCCACCGATAAAGACTCAGAAGTCCAGGAACAAGTCAGGAAGTCTATTTTGACTCTGGGAAAACAGCAGCCAGACCGAGTGTTGGCCATGTGTCAGGACTACCTCCTGAAACACCCTAAG CTGGTGGTGAGCCACAGAGTTGTGATTCTTCGGACTATTGAGCTGATTGTTAGCTGCAGGATAGAGGAGATCAGTCCTTCCAGGATAAAGAGTATTATCTCCCTGGCCTCAGATGAAATGACTCGATCAAAG GAGGTCATCCCAGACTGGCAGCAGGCAGCCAGTAATATCTTGGTCGCGGTGGGTAATAAGCACATCAATGACATCATGGAGGAGATACTAAGCAAGTTCCAGCCAGGGGTCCTGCCTCACTTCTTTGTAGTTCAAACACTGGCCAACCTCTCTGATTCAAATG TTTATGGCATGGTGCCGTTTCTGAATGCTATTCTGGGAACCATGTTACCCATGCTGAGCATGGCAAAACAGGACAACATAAAGTGGGTCTTCTCTTCTG CTCTGTCTCATTTCAGCGACAGTATCTTGGAGTACCTGGCCAACTTAGACAAGGCTCCAGATCCTTCAGTCAGAAAAGACACGTTCTCCAGTGACATCTATGCTGCTTTTGAAATCCTCTTCAATAACTGGTTACAAAGCAGAGAGCCCAAG TTGAGGCTGACAGTGGCTGAGGCGGTGGGATCAATGTGTCATCTGATGGCCAGCGATAAACTGGAGGAACAGATTCCCAGACTTGTTCCTGCCATCCTGTCCCTGTACAAGAAAAACAACGAGCACTACATCATTAGCAAG AGTCTGTGCCAAGTCCTAGATGCATCTGTCAACATGGGCAGCAGGGTGCTGGAGGCACAACTGGAAGCTCTGCTCTTTGCACTGCACCAACAG GTGTCTGCCCCTGTTGACTACAGTAACCCTCCTACTGTCAAGAACCACAATGAGGTCCTGCGCTGCTTCAGTTTGATTG CGAACTCTTTCCCAGATCGCCTGGTTATGTTTGTTCTTCAGAAGTTGGAGAACAGTAATGAGAGAAGCAGGATGGGCTCCTTGGCTGTCCTCCGTCACCTCATCAACTCCTCCA CTTCTACTATGGAGAGCAAGAAGCTGCTGATTCTGGCCAGCATCAGACAGCCGATGGCTGACCACAGCAACAAG GTGAAGAAGCGTGTGGTCCAAGTGATCAGTGCCATGGCTCATCACGGCTACTTGGAGTTAGAGGGAGGAGAGTTACTGGTTCGATTCATAGTTCAACATTGTGCTTTACCTGACACGTATCAG CGGAGTCAGAGGCCCACAGATCCAGAGGAGGTAACTAACGAGTCACTCAGGTCAATGTGTGACAACACCCTTCATCTCCTCACTACCACTGTTGGACGACTAGCCGAT GTACTGTGGCCAAAGTTGCTGTTTTATCTGACCCCTTCACAGTACAGCAATGCCACTACTCCTCTTTGTAAAAGTCTCATAGTGCTGGGCAGCAAGAAGAAAAATAACCAAGAGCCCAGCTTCAAAATCGACTTTACACGGGAAG TCAATCTACCATCTCCACAAACACTGATGATCAGACTGCTG GTGAATGCAGCTTTTCCATTCAATAACAGAGATCATGGCGCTCCgtccctctctctcctccaaatCCTCAGTATTAACATTCACCCCAATGCTGAGGCAGTCTGGGACAAAGAAATAGCTCCACTGCTTACAGTACTAGAGG AGTCCGCTGCAGAGAGTCTGGATAAGAAGGAATGGGACAAGAGGTTACTGGAG CTCTTGTCTAAAACCCTGACAGCACTTGATGATGATAAGTGGGTATGTCAGTTGGCAGCTGAATCAACCAGATACCTCCCTACATATAACAACGCCTTAGAGGAGAAG agcttCCTGTATCGATGTATAGGAGTGACTCTCCAACACTGTTTCAATAAAGACCTGGTCAAAAAACAGCTGCATGAAGTTCTCCTCGCAGCTCGGCACAATGATGCAGTCGAAAGAGAG GGAGTGGCGATGGGCGTCGGTCTGTGTGCAAATAGCCACTTGGAGGGAACTCTGGCCAAGCTGGATGAGTTTGGAAAATCGGATGCCTTCAAGAAGTCACCGAGCATCTTTAACCTGCTGAAA GAGCGTAATGATGTCGAGGTGGAGAAGGTGAAAAGCACATTAATCCTGTGCTACGGTCAGGTGGCTGCGAACGCCCCTCCAGAAAAGATTCTGAACCGCATTGATCAGGACATCCTACGCTGCATCAGTAAACATTTCAACACCAAG GTTCTGGGGATTAAAGTAGAGACAAAG GACCTGACTATGAAGCTCAGTTTGATCCAGAGTGTTGGCCTCATAGCCAGAGCCATCAGTGAGTGTGTGAAGAAACAGGGCTACATCTTCTCTCGCAAGCAGGAGCTCATTACTGTTATGCTG GACTTCATTAAGGCAGAGCAAGCTGATGCACTGAGGACTCCAGTACGCCAGCTTGTGATGAGCACGTGTGCCAACCTTAT TCCACTGGACCCTCCGATGAGCGAGAATGAGAACTTTGACTTGCTAAAGGTGTGTATCAACAGTGTGTTCTGTCTGCCAGCTGAGACGAACACTCCAGAGAAAACTAAAGAAGAGGAGCCGCTCGACCCCAAGCAGAGAAAG GCGCTGTACAAAGACACGCTGGCTGCTCTGCAGGAGCTGCTGAAGAGCGTATTGGCTAAAGATCCAACACCCGACGGTTTACAGAATGTCTTTAAG CACATTGAATCATGGTTGAGTTCTGGACAGGACCACGAGAGGGAGCGAGCTATCACAGCCACAGCTCACATACTGGCTTACTACCTGGATAACCTGACTGTCAAg aacatggtgtctttccacaaCCTTGGAGCTCTGCTGGGCCGCCTGTCTCCACGCTGTTCGGACCCTGTCCCTGCCGTGCGCGCTGCTGCCGTCGAGTGCATACACACACTCCTTTATATACAACTTCGATATGAAG GATTCTCTTTGGATTATAAGGATGAATCTGTGGACTCTCTGCTGTTGTTAAAGGATCGGCTGGAGAACCCTGACCACTCAGTTCTGTACAAGACCTGCTCAGACCTTACCAAG GTGATGAGTAAGCGTCTGCCTCAGCAGCAGCTGACGACATTGGTGTTCATGCTGTTTGAAGGGCTTGTCGACAGCCAGACAAACTGCTGCCGAGCTTCAACTGTCATTCTGAATACTCTGCTCAAGAACAGAGGAGGCGGACTACAAGATATG GTCCCAGAGATGCTGGAGGTGCTGCATGTGCGTCTGCAGAGCGTCACAGAGGACCAg GTGAGAGTGGCAGTGGGACAAACAGTACTTATCCTGGCTTCTCAGCATCTACAGACTGTTATCAATACACTAGTCAACCAACCACTTCCTTATGACAA CTGGATCAGTGAGATGTGGATGGCTTTGGGAGCAGACCCCATTGTAGCTAATCAGATCATGGAGATGGTGATGGAGAAACTTAGCATCATGGCACCCTACGTAGACAAGAAGGAGTCATTGATGAGAGGAGGAACAACAAAGGTGGCTACTAATCAGCCACTGGCT ATGACATGCGGTCTCAAGGAGCTGTTATTAAACGGTCAGAGTCAGGAGCCAGCGGTCAGTCTGTTCCCTCGGCTATTCTCCTGCCTCACTGTGCGACTGGGAGCGAGCGTCGGAGTCTCAGCACCAAAGGACAGCAACTCAAAACACACTGCCTCCATCCACGTCGCAGG GGTAGCAGCTGAAGCGCTGAGAATTTTGTTAGCACGAGCCCAGTTAGATGAGGTGATGAAAAAACTGGATGAGGATAACGCCTGGGATGCAGTGAAGGAAGCCAGTACACATGTTAAAGGAGTGACACTGCTAGCAAG GGCGATGGCTAAGCATGCTGGTCCCAGATTGCCTGCAATCGTGGAGTGTCTGTGTCCATTACTGAACAATATCTATGAATGCCAGCGAATCACTGTCACTGCTTTCTTTTCTGAG CTGTTGAACCATCATGTGGTGACAGAGCTGATGTTAGTAGATGTGTTAATGAACAACATGATGGAGAGGATATCAGATCCATGCTGCACGGTCCGCATGTTGTCTGTGCGAGGGCTGGGGAACATAGCCGTGGGCTCACCTGAAAAG GTGAATAAATATGCCAAGGAGCTGCTGGCAGCCATGAGTTCAGGAATGGAGGAGAAAGATGATCCAG gtaaactgatcacacttgAGGCCATGTCAGGCTTGTCTAAAGTTCTTGTCCACCTTGACAAGAAAAACGTTCACCTACTCGCGGTCTACATCTTCATGAAGATTAAACCTTTCTTGGAAAGT GAGAACGATGACATCCGCTGTACTTCCATCCATCTCATGGGTAACCTGTCCACGTTTGGCTCAGGAGAGCAAGTGTTCAAAGACCAGATCCACAATGTTCTGGTCAGCCTGCTGTTACACCTGGTTGATCCAAACCCGGAGGTGGTTAAG gCGTGTAAGTATGCGATGCGAGTGTGTGCTCCTGTAGTGGGATCAGAACAGATCACAGCCATGTTTCAGAACCACCTACATGAAGATAAGAGCTTGCACTACGGAGAATTCATCAACGACCTCACAAAATACCTG ATTCAGGACTTTCCTGGCATGCTGAACTTCTACCACATTTCAGTCATCCAATTCTTCAAGAGTAACTGGCCTGAGGTCAGAGCAGGAGCTGCCATGTTTATAG